A part of Methylobacterium sp. WL1 genomic DNA contains:
- a CDS encoding ParA family protein produces MIDADPQGSLSFWYKRREADTPLLAKADGGTFPGILDAAKEDGVQWVVVDSPPHNAALISSLMSRATVTVVPVRPGPFDLDAVAATLSMAKSLKAPIACVINAAPPPTRDTEISIVAEARAMLSGMGAPVLPGQVSQRAGLSHALISGQSVNEYDPEGRAATEIASMWSQVVALAHEFRRK; encoded by the coding sequence TTGATCGATGCCGACCCGCAGGGCTCACTGTCCTTCTGGTACAAGCGCCGCGAGGCCGACACACCCCTGTTGGCCAAGGCAGACGGCGGGACCTTCCCCGGGATCCTCGACGCAGCCAAGGAAGACGGCGTTCAGTGGGTGGTGGTCGATAGCCCGCCCCACAACGCCGCCCTTATCTCCTCCCTGATGTCGCGAGCGACCGTTACGGTGGTCCCGGTCCGCCCGGGGCCCTTCGACCTCGATGCCGTGGCCGCGACCCTATCGATGGCCAAGAGCCTCAAGGCGCCTATCGCTTGCGTCATCAACGCCGCGCCGCCGCCGACTAGGGACACCGAGATATCGATCGTCGCCGAGGCGCGCGCTATGCTTTCTGGGATGGGAGCGCCTGTGCTCCCCGGCCAGGTGTCGCAGCGCGCCGGCTTGAGCCATGCTCTGATCTCCGGCCAGTCCGTGAACGAGTACGACCCCGAGGGGAGGGCGGCCACCGAGATCGCATCCATGTGGTCACAGGTAGTCGCGCTAGCCCACGAATTCCGCCGCAAGTAG